A region of Cucumis melo cultivar AY chromosome 2, USDA_Cmelo_AY_1.0, whole genome shotgun sequence DNA encodes the following proteins:
- the LOC103494172 gene encoding AT-hook motif nuclear-localized protein 16, translating into MQMAGGDQADMAVHSLGSKLSLISEHEPEKCGSNNNVTNNHQQRPCFDPSLVSPKVVPPISVAAESDQALRRPRGRPAGSKNKPKPPIIVTRDSANALRAHAIEVSSGCDVNESLSNFARRKQRGVCILSGSGCVTNVTLRQAASSGAIVTLHGRFEILSMLGSILPPPAPSGITGLTIYLSGAQGQVVGGVVVGALIASGPVVIMAATFMNATFDRLPSDDEEVAATMQSQHYGQNGRSHHHLDVSDLYGVPQNLITNSSLPPELYTWATAGRTMSKT; encoded by the exons ATGCAAATGGCTGGAGGTGATCAAGCTGATATGGCAGTTCACTCTCTTGGATCTAAACTTTCTTTGATTTCAGAACATGAACCTGAAAAATGTGGCAGTAATAATAATGTCACCAATAATCACCAACAAAGACCTTGCTTTGATCCTTCTCTTGTTTCTCCCAAGGTCGTACCACCTATCTCGGTGGCAGCGGAGAGTGATCAAGCTCTTCGTCGACCTCGAGGGCGGCCTGCTGGGTCCAAAAACAAGCCTAAACCACCCATTATTGTTACCCGAGATAGCGCTAATGCGCTACGAGCTCATGCCATTGAGGTTAGCTCTGGGTGTGATGTCAATGAGAGCCTCTCCAACTTTGCTCGGAGGAAGCAGCGTGGCGTCTGCATTCTTAGCGGTAGCGGATGTGTCACTAATGTCACGCTTCGCCAAGCTGCTTCCTCTGGCGCCATTGTCACTCTACATGGCCG CTTTGAGATTCTTTCGATGTTGGGTTCGATCTTACCACCACCAGCACCGTCGGGAATCACTGGGCTGACAATTTACTTGTCCGGCGCACAAGGGCAGGTGGTCGGTGGCGTCGTAGTGGGAGCGCTCATTGCTTCCGGTCCAGTTGTGATCATGGCAGCAACGTTCATGAACGCGACATTCGACCGTCTGCCATCTGACGACGAAGAAGTGGCGGCCACCATGCAGAGTCAACATTACGGCCAAAATGGGCGGAGCCACCACCACCTGGATGTTTCAGATCTGTATGGAGTGCCACAAAATTTGATCACCAACAGCAGTCTTCCACCGGAATTATACACCTGGGCGACGGCTGGGAGAACCATGTCAAAGACTTAA
- the LOC103494175 gene encoding pentatricopeptide repeat-containing protein At4g02750 codes for MQARGNCRFSLFIGSSSRSIQTESITNKLRASSNSSPSKKTWTQKLESKNTDPTIVDSDIVKWNRKISAYMRKGQCESALSVFNGMPRRSTVTYNAMISGYLSNYKFDCARKMFEKMPHRDLISWNVMLSGYVKNGNLSAARALFNQMPEKDVVSWNAMLSGFAQNGFVEEARKIFDQMLVKNEISWNGLLSAYVQNGRIEDARRLFDSKMDWEIVSWNCLMGGYVKKKRLDDARSLFDRMPVRDKISWNIMITGYAQNGLLSEARRLFEELPIRDVFAWTAMVSGFVQNGMLDEATRIFEEMPEKNEVSWNAMIAGYVQSQQIEKARELFDQMPSRNISSWNTMVTGYAQCGNIDQAKILFDEMPQRDCISWAAMISGYAQSGQSEEALHLFIEMKRDGGILNRSALVGALSSCAEIAALELGKQLHGRLVKAGFETGYYAGNALLAMYCKCGSIEEAFDVFEDITEKDIVSWNTMIAGYARHGFGKEALALFESMKMTIKPDDVTLVGVLSACSHTGLVDKGMEYFNSMYQNYGITANSKHYTCMIDLLGRAGRLDEALNLMKSMPFHPDAATWGALLGASRIHGDTELGEKAAEKVFEMEPDNSGMYVLLSNLYAASGRWREVREMRLKMRDKGVKKVPGYSWVEIQNKTHIFTVGDCSHPEAERIYAYLEELDLELKKEGFVSSTKLVLHDVEEEEKEHMLKYHSEKLAVAFGILSIPPGRPIRVIKNLRVCEDCHNAIKHISKITQRQIIVRDSNRFHHFSEGSCSCGDYW; via the exons ATGCAAGCGCGCGGGAACTGCCGTTTCAGCCTGTTTATTGGCAGCTCTTCACGATCGATTCAAACTGAATCCATCACCAATAAGCTTCGCGCTTCTTCAAATTCTTCTCCGTCGAAGAAAACATGGACCCAAAAACTCGAATCCAAAAACACTGACCCCACAATTGTTGATTCCGATATAGTCAAATGGAACAGGAAAATCAGCGCCTACATGCGCAAAGGTCAATGCGAGTCCGCTCTAAGCGTTTTCAATGGTATGCCTCGTCGGAGTACTGTCACCTACAATGCCATGATATCTGGGTACTTGAGTAACTATAAATTTGATTGTGCACGGAAGATGTTTGAGAAAATGCCCCATAGAGATTTGATATCTTGGAATGTTATGCTTAGTGGTTATGTGAAGAATGGGAACCTTAGTGCGGCTCGGGCTTTGTTTAATCAGATGCCTGAGAAGGATGTTGTTTCTTGGAATGCTATGTTATCTGGGTTTGCTCAGAATGGGTTTGTGGAGGAGGCTAGGAAAATATTTGATCAAATGTTGGTCAAGAATGAAATTTCATGGAATGGGTTGCTGTCGGCGTATGTTCAAAATGGGAGGATTGAGGATGCTAGAAGATTGTTCGATTCGAAAATGGATTGGGAGATCGTTTCTTGGAATTGTTTGATGGGTGGGTATGTGAAGAAAAAGAGGCTAGATGATGCAAGGAGTCTTTTTGACCGTATGCCAGTTAGAGATAAAATCTCTTGGAATATAATGATTACAGGTTATGCTCAGAATGGGCTGCTTTCAGAAGCTCGGAGATTATTTGAAGAGTTACCAATTCGAGATGTGTTTGCTTGGACGGCCATGGTTTCTGGTTTTGTGCAGAATGGGATGTTGGATGAAGCAACGAGAATTTTTGAAGAAATGCCTGAGAAGAATGAAGTTTCGTGGAATGCAATGATTGCAGGGTATGTCCAGAGCCAGCAAATAGAAAAAGCAAGGGAATTATTTGATCAAATGCCTTCCCGGAATATCAGTTCTTGGAATACAATGGTAACTGGGTATGCTCAGTGTGGCAATATTGATCAAGCCAAGATTTTGTTTGATGAGATGCCTCAACGTGATTGTATATCATGGGCGGCAATGATTTCTGGCTATGCCCAAAGCGGCCAGAGTGAAGAGGCTTTGCACCTTTTTATTGAGATGAAAAGAGATGGGGGAATCTTGAATAGATCTGCATTAGTAGGTGCTTTGAGCTCGTGTGCAGAGATTGCTGCTTTGGAGTTAGGGAAGCAACTACATGGACGACTAGTTAAGGCAGGATTCGAAACTGGGTATTATGCTGGAAATGCACTTCTAGCCATGTATTGCAAATGCGGAAGTATAGAAGAGGCATTTGATGTATTTGAAGATATAACAGAGAAGGATATTGTCTCCTGGAACACAATGATCGCAGGTTATGCAAGGCATGGGTTTGGTAAAGAGGCTTTAGCTCTTTTCGAGTCAATGAAGATGACAATCAAACCTGATGATGTCACACTG GTCGGTGTTCTATCTGCATGCAGCCATACTGGCTTGGTAGATAAAGGCATGGAATATTTTAACTCAATGTATCAGAACTACGGCATAACAGCAAATTCCAAACATTACACTTGCATGATTGATCTACTTGGTCGTGCGGGTCGGCTAGATGAGGCTCTGAATTTAATGAAGAGCATGCCATTTCACCCAGACGCAGCAACTTGGGGTGCTTTACTCGGAGCTAGCCGAATTCATGGTGACACAGAATTAGGTGAGAAGGCTGCTGAGAAGGTATTTGAGATGGAGCCTGATAATTCAGGGATGTACGTTCTTCTCTCAAATCTATACGCAGCTTCAGGGAGATGGAGGGAAGTTCGTGAGATGAGATTGAAAATGAGAGACAAAGGAGTGAAGAAAGTTCCTGGATATAGTTGGGTTGAAATACAAAACAAGACTCACATCTTCACTGTTGGAGATTGTTCACATCCAGAAGCAGAGAGGATATATGCTTATTTAGAAGAGTTGGATCTAGAATTGAAGAAGGAGGGGTTTGTTTCTTCCACTAAATTGGTGTTACATGACGTGGAAGAGGAGGAGAAGGAACACATGCTCAAGTATCATAGTGAAAAATTAGCAGTTGCATTTGGGATTTTATCTATACCACCTGGGAGACCAATCCGAGTGATTAAAAACTTGAGGGTATGTGAAGACTGTCACAATGCCATCAAACATATATCCAAAATTACGCAAAGACAAATAATCGTGAGGGATTCTAATCGTTTTCACCACTTCAGTGAAGGCTCATGTTCTTGTGGAGATTATTGGTGA